Proteins from one Mercurialis annua linkage group LG7, ddMerAnnu1.2, whole genome shotgun sequence genomic window:
- the LOC126657326 gene encoding uncharacterized protein LOC126657326 produces the protein MENSEANSIPSTHNNEENINCRLWPCEDADFKCQISKSEKIIRDIDHKQTELFKALKRKKIDELGLAFTSLQSALQSDWNLKMHGNEQLLEQILEKISFRNKIYQGRAIKSFLSEDDEEKEEAQVNFKNLDFKLRHGNGNKSMAAEKRFLKEIKRKNSSNSNDFLASINKEINYCRDIQKRKELECKREKAITNATVKGQSWWKFLGSKEEFQDKINNVEKRVEEITKKRLKNRSRIKSLINRLKTVEKYVVSLESQMEQAKCRKEEAYKRICLLIKQHEDKECCCFGHLSALNNVTEVAKRIFDLHEHKKLKPEIEYRTDQIIEMIACRCRMGSKLERVEPSMVIVRDVFYGKNEKKVTILEVPVRRWIDQSK, from the exons atgGAGAATTCGGAAGCAAATTCCATCCCATCTACTCATAATAACgaagaaaatattaattgcaGGCTATGGCCTTGCGAAGACGCAGATTTCAAAtgtcaaatttcaaaatctgAGAAGATCATTCGCGACATAGATCACAAACAGACCGAACTTTTCAAGGCCTTAAAGAGAAAAAAG ATCGATGAACTAGGCTTGGCATTCACAAGTTTGCAATCTGCTTTACAATCGGATTGGAACCTAAAAATGCACGGCAATGAGCAGCTATTAGAACagattttagaaaaaataagtTTCAGGAACAAGATATACCAGGGAAGAGCTATTAAATCGTTTTTATCAGAAGACgacgaagaaaaagaagaagcacaagttaattttaaa AATTTAGATTTTAAGCTGCGACATGGGAATGGAAATAAGAGCATGGCTGCAGAGAAACGGTTTCTAAAGGAGATCAAACGCAAAAACAGTAGCAATTCTAATGATTTTCTTGCATCGATTAATAAGGAGATTAATTACTGTCGTGACATTCAAAAGAGGAAAGAGTTGGAGTGCAAAAGGGAAAAAGCAATAACTAATGCTACTGTGAAAGGACAGAGTTGGTGGAAATTTTTAGGATCAAAAGAAGAATTTCAGGACAAGATCAAT AACGTAGAAAAACGTGTGGAAGAAATAACAAAGAAGCGTTTGAAAAATAGATCTCGCATTAAGTCTTTGATTAATAGACTCAAGACTGTAGAAAAATATGTTGTTTCTCTAGAATCCCAGATGGAACAAGCAAAGTGTCGAAAGGAAGAAGCTTACAAGCGTATATGCTTACTTATAAAACAGCATGAAGATAAG GAATGCTGCTGTTTCGGACACCTTTCAGCCTTGAACAATGTCACAGAAGTTGCCAAAAGAATTTTTGACCTGCATGAGCATAAGAAGCTTAAGCCGGAGATTGAGTATAGGACCGATCAAATAATAGAAATGATAGCATGTCGATGTCGAATGGGTTCTAAACTAGAAAGAGTGGAACCTAGTATGGTGATTGTTAGAGATGTATTCTATGggaaaaatgagaaaaaagtAACAATACTAGAAGTGCCGGTGAGACGGTGGATAGATCAATCAAAATAG
- the LOC130014781 gene encoding uncharacterized protein LOC130014781 codes for MVTPRSTQKRKRRQENNDETQRKKRKTTKDQEHMMQQENQESATEQHVQDQTLQVQDRIHVKEQEVQEQQVQEQIHGAEQEVQDRGRIQLNEVTDNAILTETTRTASEREMLLSEVKSLLSHFKDTKKEEEEADSGRCFQKAKNWVDLIGALVRIAEKMCELIKAIHDIRGAN; via the coding sequence ATGGTAACCCCACGAAGTACCCAGAAACGCAAACGAAGGCAAGAAAATAATGATGAAACGCAGAGAAAGAAACGCAAAACGACTAAAGATCAAGAACACATGATGCAACAAGAAAATCAAGAATCTGCCACCGAACAACATGTTCAAGATCAGACACTACAAGTTCAAGATCGGATACATGTGAAAGAACAGGAAGTTCAAGAACAGCAAGTTCAAGAACAGATACATGGGGCTGAACAGGAAGTTCAAGATCGCGGCCGCATACAACTGAACGAGGTGACAGACAATGCAATCTTAACGGAAACTACGCGGACAGCAAGCGAAAGGGAGATGCTGTTATCTGAAGTGAAATCCCTGTTGTCTCACTTCAAAGATACAAAGAAAGAGGAGGAAGAGGCGGATTCCGGCAGGTGTTTTCAGAAGGCCAAGAACTGGGTGGACTTGATAGGAGCACTTGTCAGGATTGCTGAAAAAATGTGTGAGTTGATCAAAGCGATTCATGATATACGAGGTGCAAACtag